The DNA sequence CAGAATTTTCCAGGGGACTCTCCTTAACAGTACACGTGTTGTTTCACCAACGCCGGGCTTAACATAATTCGTGCTTTCAATAGCATATTCTTCTTTGATTGCCATTACTTCCTCCATCCCCCTGAAATCTGGTTCGGATTCAGCTTCAGCAGAATAGCCATCACAGATTTTTTTCGCCTCTTCCATAACGGAATCAAATTGTTCCTCTATTATGCTGATATATTCATTGGAAACATCCGCCTCTGCAAGGCTGCGGTAATATTTGGCACCGTGGAAATCTTCAGGCCCGATTAAGTCATTGAGCACCGTCCTGCTGACAAGTCCGGAAACAGTTGAATTCAGGCAGGCGCTTGGAATCAGGAAGTCCTCCCTTGTCCCATACAGGCTGGTGCAATAGCCTGGATCTGCGAGGACGGCAAGGGTGTCATCAAGATTCCAGCCATATTTTTCATTCATGCTGCTGCATGCTTTCGTCAATTCAATTGAGATAGCTCCTTTGCCTGTCCACCCATCGACAAACTGGATCTTGCAGCCAGGATGCTTTTCTATTATGTATTTCAGGGCATTCTCATCAATGCCCCTGTCACGGACGATGGAAATGCTGTAATGGGGAAGGGTTGTCCCGTATATCTGCTTTATATACCGCTTCATCAGGATCCCGACCGGGGTGCCGGCCCTTGCAAGTGAAACAAGGACAATCTTGTCCCCTCTTCTGCTGAGCAGCTTTTCCGATGTCACCGCAGTGCAAAGCGCCACCTTCTCCTTATAGTCTTCAAGTGTATTCCAGAACAGCTCTAAATAGTGGGCTGGAGGGATGTATTCAATCGGAAGCGTTTCACTGTAATGCTGGCCTGACTGAATCTTTTTTTCCCTGTTTTCAGTTGCCCC is a window from the Bacillus infantis NRRL B-14911 genome containing:
- a CDS encoding cysteine protease StiP family protein, which gives rise to MAETAAETFGSYSTEDVIFLLKDLSAYELEGATENREKKIQSGQHYSETLPIEYIPPAHYLELFWNTLEDYKEKVALCTAVTSEKLLSRRGDKIVLVSLARAGTPVGILMKRYIKQIYGTTLPHYSISIVRDRGIDENALKYIIEKHPGCKIQFVDGWTGKGAISIELTKACSSMNEKYGWNLDDTLAVLADPGYCTSLYGTREDFLIPSACLNSTVSGLVSRTVLNDLIGPEDFHGAKYYRSLAEADVSNEYISIIEEQFDSVMEEAKKICDGYSAEAESEPDFRGMEEVMAIKEEYAIESTNYVKPGVGETTRVLLRRVPWKILMRDPESPYVRHIKLLAEERGVEIVRYPDMSYTCCGLIKKVGGQS